A stretch of the Ictidomys tridecemlineatus isolate mIctTri1 chromosome 5, mIctTri1.hap1, whole genome shotgun sequence genome encodes the following:
- the Man2a2 gene encoding alpha-mannosidase 2x isoform X1: MKLKKQVTVCGAAIFCVAVFSLYLMLDRVQHDPTRHQNGGNFPRSQISVLQNRIEQLEQLLEENHEIISHIKDSVLELTANAEGPPALLPYHTANGSWVVPPEPRPSFFSISPQDCQFALEDRGQKPELQMLTVSEELPFDNVEGGVWRQGFDISYSPHDWDTEDLQVFVVPHSHNDPGWIKTFDKYYTEQTQHILNSMVSKLQEDSRRRFLWAEVSFFAKWWDNINAQKRAAVRRLVGNGQLEIATGGWVMPDEANSHYFALIDQLIEGHQWLERNLGATPRSGWAVDPFGHSSTMPYLLRRANLTSMLIQRVHYAIKKHFAATHSLEFMWRQTWDSDSSTDIFCHMMPFYSYDVPHTCGPDPKICCQFDFKRLPGGRINCPWKVPPRAITEANVAERAALLLDQYRKKSRLFRSNVLLVPLGDDFRYDKPQEWDAQFFNYQRLFDFLNSKPELHVQAQFGTLSDYFDALYKRTGVEPGARPPGFPVLSGDFFSYADREDHYWTGYYTSRPFYKSLDRVLEAHLRGAEILYSLAVAHARRSGLASRYPLSDFTLLTEARRTLGLFQHHDAITGTAKEAVVVDYGVRLLRSLVGLKQVIINAAHYLVLGDKDTYHFDPEAPFLQMDDTRLNHDALPERTVIQLDSSPRFVVLFNPLEQERLSVVSLLVNSPRVRVLSEEGQPLAVQISAHWRSATDMVPDVYEVSVPIRLPALGLGVLQLQLGLDGHRTLPSSVRVYLHGRQLSVSRHDAFPLHVIDSGSSDFALSNRYMQVWFSGLTGLPKSIRRVDEEQDQQMNMEFLIYGTRTSKDKSGAYLFLPDGEAKPYSPKDPPVLRVTEGPFYSEVVAYYEHVHQVVRLYNLPGVEGLSLDVSSLVDIRDYVNKELALRIHTDIDSQGTFFTDLNGFQVQPRRYLKKLPLQANFYPMPVMAYIQDAQKRLTLHTAQALGVSSLRDGQLEVILDRRLMQDDNRGLGQGLKDNKRTRNCFRLLLERRTVGSEPGYFSKLAAMFRDLIFHSSRSSDQEVQEGRSTSYPSLLSHMTSMYLNTPVLALPVAKRQLPGSSLHSFHPLASALPCDFHLLNLRTLPGEEDNLPSADTAFILHRKGFDCSLEAKNLGFNCTTSQGKVALGSLFHGLDVGFLQPTSLTLLYPLASPSNSTDIYLEPMEIATFRLRLG, encoded by the exons ATGAAGCTGAAAAAGCAGGTGACAGTGTGTGGGGCTGCTATCTTCTGCGTGGCAGTCTTTTCACTGTACCTTATGCTGGACAGAGTACAGCATGATCCCACCCGACACCAGAATGGTGGGAACTTCCCACGG AGCCAAATTTCTGTGCTGCAGAATCGCATTGAGCAGCTGGAGCAGCTGTTGGAGGAGAACCATGAAATTATCAGCCACATCAAGGACTCTGTGCTGGAGCTGACAGCCAATGCAGAAGGCCCTCCCGCTCTGCTGCCCTACCACACAGCCAATGGATCCTGGGTGGTGCCCCCGGAGCCCCGGCCCAGCTTCTTCTCCATCTCCCCCCAGGATTGCCAGTTTGCTTTGGAGGATCGGGGCCAGAAGCCAGAGCTACAG ATGCTAACTGTGTCAGAAGAGTTGCCATTTGACAATGTGGAGGGCGGCGTTTGGAGGCAAGGCTTTGACATCTCCTACAGCCCACATGACTGGGATACTGAAGACCTGCAGGTGTTTGTGGTGCCCCACTCACACAATGACCCAG GCTGGATCAAGACCTTTGACAAGTACTACACGGAGCAGACCCAACACATCCTCAACAGCATGGTATCCAAGCTACAGGAGGACTCCCGGCGGCGTTTCCTCTGGGCAGAAGTCTCCTTCTTTGCCAAGTGGTGGGACAACATCAATGCCCAAAAGAGAGCAGCAGTCCGAAG GCTGGTGGGAAATGGGCAGCTAGAGATTGCAACAGGAGGCTGGGTGATGCCAGATGAGGCCAACTCCCACTACTTTGCATTGATTGACCAGctcattgagggacaccagtgGCTGGAGAGAAACCTTG GTGCAACCCCACGCTCTGGCTGGGCAGTGGACCCATTTGGACACAGCTCCACCATGCCTTACCTGCTGCGCCGTGCCAACCTGACCAGCATGTTGATCCAGAGGGTACATTATGCCATTAAGAAGCACTTTGCTGCCACCCACAGCTTGGAGTTCATGTGGAGGCAGACTTGGG ACTCGGATTCCAGCACAGACATCTTTTGCCACATGATGCCCTTCTACAGCTATGATGTCCCTCATACCTGTGGCCCAGATCCCAAGATCTGCTGCCAGTTTGATTTCAAACGCCTGCCGGGTGGACGCATCAACTGCCCTTGGAAAGTGCCACCCCGGGCCATCACAGAGGCCAATGTGGCAGAAAG GGCAGCCCTGCTCCTAGACCAGTACAGGAAGAAGTCCCGGCTCTTCCGAAGCAATGTCCTCTTGGTGCCACTGGGCGATGACTTCCGATATGACAAGCCCCAGGAATGGGATGCTCAGTTCTTCAACTACCAGCGGCTCTTTGACTTCCTTAACAGCAAGCCTGAACTCCATGTGCAG GCCCAGTTTGGCACCCTCTCTGACTATTTTGACGCTCTATACAAGAGGACAGGCGTGGAACCAGGGGCCCGACCCCCAGGGTTTCCTGTGCTAAGCGGGGATTTCTTCTCCTACGCGGACCGTGAGGACCATTACTGGACAGGCTATTATACTTCCAGACCTTTCTACAAGAGTCTGGACCGAGTCCTAGAAGCCCACCTTCG GGGGGCAGAGATTCTGTACAGCCTGGCTGTGGCCCACGCCCGCCGCTCTGGACTAGCTAGCCGGTACCCACTGTCTGACTTCACCCTCCTGACGGAAGCTCGGCGCACACTGGGGCTCTTTCAGCACCATGACGCCATCACTGGAACTGCTAAGGAGGCAGTGGTGGTGGACTATGGTGTCAG GCTCCTGCGCTCCCTCGTTGGCCTGAAGCAGGTTATCATCAATGCAGCTCATTATCTGGTGCTAGGGGACAAGGATACCTACCACTTTGACCCTGAGGCACCCTTCCTCCAAATG GATGACACCCGCTTAAATCATGATGCCCTGCCAGAGCGTACAGTGATCCAGCTGGATTCCTCACCCAG GTTTGTGGTGCTGTTCAACCCACTGGAACAGGAGCGGCTCAGTGTGGTGTCCCTGCTGGTCAACTCACCCCGCGTGCGTGTCCTTTCAGAGGAGGGTCAGCCCCTGGCTGTGCAGATCAGTGCACACTGGAGATCTGCCACGGACATGGTCCCTGATGTCTACGAG GTATCTGTGCCCATCCGTctgccagccctgggcctgggtgTGCTGCAGCTACAGCTGGGCCTGGATGGGCACCGCACACTGCCCTCCTCTGTGCGAGTCTACTTGCATGGCCGGCAGCTCTCTGTGAGCAGGCATGATGCATTTCCTCTTCATGTCATTGACTCGGGATCCAGTGACTTTGCCCTCAGCAACCGCTACATGCAGGTCTGGTTCTCAGGCCTTACTGGGCTCCCAAAG AGCATCCGAAGGGTGGATGAGGAGCAGGACCAGCAGATGAACATGGAATTCCTCATCTATGGCACTCGTACATCCAAGGACAAGAGTGGAGCCTACCTCTTCCTGCCTGACGGCGAGGCCAAG CCCTATTCCCCCAAGGACCCCCCTGTGCTGCGTGTCACCGAAGGCCCTTTCTACTCAGAGGTGGTTGCCTACTATGAGCATGTTCACCAGGTGGTCCGGCTTTATAACCTGCCTG GGGTGGAGGGGCTGTCTCTGGATGTGTCATCCCTGGTGGACATCCGGGACTATGTCAACAAGGAGCTGGCCCTGCGCATCCACACAGACATTGACAGCCAGGGAACCTTCTTCACAGACCTCAATGGCTTTCAG GTGCAGCCCCGGAGGTATCTAAAGAAGCTGCCCCTGCAGGCTAACTTCTACCCCATGCCAGTTATGGCCTACATCCAGGATGCACAGAAGCGCCTCACACTACACACTGCTCAGGCCTTGGGCGTCTCCAGCCTCAGGGATG GCCAGCTGGAGGTGATCTTGGACCGTCGGCTAATGCAGGATGACAACCGGGGACTAGGTCAAGGGCTCAAGGACAACAAGAGAACCCGCAACTGTTTCCGCCTCCTATTAGAACGTCGAACCGTGGGCAGTGAG CCAGGCTATTTCTCCAAACTGGCAGCCATGTTTAGGGACTTGATCTTTCACAGCAGCAGGAGCAGTGACCAAGAG GTCCAAGAAGGCCGCTCTACCAGCTACCCATCCCTCCTCAGCCACATGACCTCCATGTACCTGAATACCCCTGTGCTTGCCCTGCCCGTAGCCAAGAGGCAGCTCCCAGGCTCCAGTCTGCACTCATTTCATCCTCTGGCTTCCGCACTGCCCTGTGACTTCCACTTGCTCAACCTACGTACGCTTCCAGGCGAG GAAGATAACTTGCCCTCAGCAGACACTGCATTTATATTACACCGCAAGGGTTTTGACTGCAGTCTTGAGGCCAAGAACTTGGGCTTCAACTGTACCACAAGCCAGGGCAAG GTAGCCCTAGGTAGCCTTTTCCATGGCCTGGATGTGGGATTCCTACAGCCAACCTCCTTGACACTATTGTACCCTCTAGCCTCACCCTCCAACAGCACTGACATCTATCTGGAACCCATGGAGATCGCCACCTTTCGCCTCCGCTTGGGTTAA
- the Man2a2 gene encoding alpha-mannosidase 2x isoform X3: MKLKKQVTVCGAAIFCVAVFSLYLMLDRVQHDPTRHQNGGNFPRSQISVLQNRIEQLEQLLEENHEIISHIKDSVLELTANAEGPPALLPYHTANGSWVVPPEPRPSFFSISPQDCQFALEDRGQKPELQMLTVSEELPFDNVEGGVWRQGFDISYSPHDWDTEDLQVFVVPHSHNDPGWIKTFDKYYTEQTQHILNSMVSKLQEDSRRRFLWAEVSFFAKWWDNINAQKRAAVRRLVGNGQLEIATGGWVMPDEANSHYFALIDQLIEGHQWLERNLGATPRSGWAVDPFGHSSTMPYLLRRANLTSMLIQRVHYAIKKHFAATHSLEFMWRQTWDSDSSTDIFCHMMPFYSYDVPHTCGPDPKICCQFDFKRLPGGRINCPWKVPPRAITEANVAERAALLLDQYRKKSRLFRSNVLLVPLGDDFRYDKPQEWDAQFFNYQRLFDFLNSKPELHVQAQFGTLSDYFDALYKRTGVEPGARPPGFPVLSGDFFSYADREDHYWTGYYTSRPFYKSLDRVLEAHLRGAEILYSLAVAHARRSGLASRYPLSDFTLLTEARRTLGLFQHHDAITGTAKEAVVVDYGVRLLRSLVGLKQVIINAAHYLVLGDKDTYHFDPEAPFLQMDDTRLNHDALPERTVIQLDSSPRFVVLFNPLEQERLSVVSLLVNSPRVRVLSEEGQPLAVQISAHWRSATDMVPDVYEVSVPIRLPALGLGVLQLQLGLDGHRTLPSSVRVYLHGRQLSVSRHDAFPLHVIDSGSSDFALSNRYMQVWFSGLTGLPKSIRRVDEEQDQQMNMEFLIYGTRTSKDKSGAYLFLPDGEAKPYSPKDPPVLRVTEGPFYSEVVAYYEHVHQVVRLYNLPGVEGLSLDVSSLVDIRDYVNKELALRIHTDIDSQGTFFTDLNGFQVQPRRYLKKLPLQANFYPMPVMAYIQDAQKRLTLHTAQALGVSSLRDGGMSHPQLLSLVKSWP, translated from the exons ATGAAGCTGAAAAAGCAGGTGACAGTGTGTGGGGCTGCTATCTTCTGCGTGGCAGTCTTTTCACTGTACCTTATGCTGGACAGAGTACAGCATGATCCCACCCGACACCAGAATGGTGGGAACTTCCCACGG AGCCAAATTTCTGTGCTGCAGAATCGCATTGAGCAGCTGGAGCAGCTGTTGGAGGAGAACCATGAAATTATCAGCCACATCAAGGACTCTGTGCTGGAGCTGACAGCCAATGCAGAAGGCCCTCCCGCTCTGCTGCCCTACCACACAGCCAATGGATCCTGGGTGGTGCCCCCGGAGCCCCGGCCCAGCTTCTTCTCCATCTCCCCCCAGGATTGCCAGTTTGCTTTGGAGGATCGGGGCCAGAAGCCAGAGCTACAG ATGCTAACTGTGTCAGAAGAGTTGCCATTTGACAATGTGGAGGGCGGCGTTTGGAGGCAAGGCTTTGACATCTCCTACAGCCCACATGACTGGGATACTGAAGACCTGCAGGTGTTTGTGGTGCCCCACTCACACAATGACCCAG GCTGGATCAAGACCTTTGACAAGTACTACACGGAGCAGACCCAACACATCCTCAACAGCATGGTATCCAAGCTACAGGAGGACTCCCGGCGGCGTTTCCTCTGGGCAGAAGTCTCCTTCTTTGCCAAGTGGTGGGACAACATCAATGCCCAAAAGAGAGCAGCAGTCCGAAG GCTGGTGGGAAATGGGCAGCTAGAGATTGCAACAGGAGGCTGGGTGATGCCAGATGAGGCCAACTCCCACTACTTTGCATTGATTGACCAGctcattgagggacaccagtgGCTGGAGAGAAACCTTG GTGCAACCCCACGCTCTGGCTGGGCAGTGGACCCATTTGGACACAGCTCCACCATGCCTTACCTGCTGCGCCGTGCCAACCTGACCAGCATGTTGATCCAGAGGGTACATTATGCCATTAAGAAGCACTTTGCTGCCACCCACAGCTTGGAGTTCATGTGGAGGCAGACTTGGG ACTCGGATTCCAGCACAGACATCTTTTGCCACATGATGCCCTTCTACAGCTATGATGTCCCTCATACCTGTGGCCCAGATCCCAAGATCTGCTGCCAGTTTGATTTCAAACGCCTGCCGGGTGGACGCATCAACTGCCCTTGGAAAGTGCCACCCCGGGCCATCACAGAGGCCAATGTGGCAGAAAG GGCAGCCCTGCTCCTAGACCAGTACAGGAAGAAGTCCCGGCTCTTCCGAAGCAATGTCCTCTTGGTGCCACTGGGCGATGACTTCCGATATGACAAGCCCCAGGAATGGGATGCTCAGTTCTTCAACTACCAGCGGCTCTTTGACTTCCTTAACAGCAAGCCTGAACTCCATGTGCAG GCCCAGTTTGGCACCCTCTCTGACTATTTTGACGCTCTATACAAGAGGACAGGCGTGGAACCAGGGGCCCGACCCCCAGGGTTTCCTGTGCTAAGCGGGGATTTCTTCTCCTACGCGGACCGTGAGGACCATTACTGGACAGGCTATTATACTTCCAGACCTTTCTACAAGAGTCTGGACCGAGTCCTAGAAGCCCACCTTCG GGGGGCAGAGATTCTGTACAGCCTGGCTGTGGCCCACGCCCGCCGCTCTGGACTAGCTAGCCGGTACCCACTGTCTGACTTCACCCTCCTGACGGAAGCTCGGCGCACACTGGGGCTCTTTCAGCACCATGACGCCATCACTGGAACTGCTAAGGAGGCAGTGGTGGTGGACTATGGTGTCAG GCTCCTGCGCTCCCTCGTTGGCCTGAAGCAGGTTATCATCAATGCAGCTCATTATCTGGTGCTAGGGGACAAGGATACCTACCACTTTGACCCTGAGGCACCCTTCCTCCAAATG GATGACACCCGCTTAAATCATGATGCCCTGCCAGAGCGTACAGTGATCCAGCTGGATTCCTCACCCAG GTTTGTGGTGCTGTTCAACCCACTGGAACAGGAGCGGCTCAGTGTGGTGTCCCTGCTGGTCAACTCACCCCGCGTGCGTGTCCTTTCAGAGGAGGGTCAGCCCCTGGCTGTGCAGATCAGTGCACACTGGAGATCTGCCACGGACATGGTCCCTGATGTCTACGAG GTATCTGTGCCCATCCGTctgccagccctgggcctgggtgTGCTGCAGCTACAGCTGGGCCTGGATGGGCACCGCACACTGCCCTCCTCTGTGCGAGTCTACTTGCATGGCCGGCAGCTCTCTGTGAGCAGGCATGATGCATTTCCTCTTCATGTCATTGACTCGGGATCCAGTGACTTTGCCCTCAGCAACCGCTACATGCAGGTCTGGTTCTCAGGCCTTACTGGGCTCCCAAAG AGCATCCGAAGGGTGGATGAGGAGCAGGACCAGCAGATGAACATGGAATTCCTCATCTATGGCACTCGTACATCCAAGGACAAGAGTGGAGCCTACCTCTTCCTGCCTGACGGCGAGGCCAAG CCCTATTCCCCCAAGGACCCCCCTGTGCTGCGTGTCACCGAAGGCCCTTTCTACTCAGAGGTGGTTGCCTACTATGAGCATGTTCACCAGGTGGTCCGGCTTTATAACCTGCCTG GGGTGGAGGGGCTGTCTCTGGATGTGTCATCCCTGGTGGACATCCGGGACTATGTCAACAAGGAGCTGGCCCTGCGCATCCACACAGACATTGACAGCCAGGGAACCTTCTTCACAGACCTCAATGGCTTTCAG GTGCAGCCCCGGAGGTATCTAAAGAAGCTGCCCCTGCAGGCTAACTTCTACCCCATGCCAGTTATGGCCTACATCCAGGATGCACAGAAGCGCCTCACACTACACACTGCTCAGGCCTTGGGCGTCTCCAGCCTCAGGGATG GAGGGATGAGCCATCCTCAGCTTCTGTCTCTCGTCAAGAGCTGGCCATAG
- the Hddc3 gene encoding guanosine-3',5'-bis(diphosphate) 3'-pyrophosphohydrolase MESH1 isoform X2, giving the protein MGSEAAQLLEAADFAARKHKQQRRKDPEGTPYINHPIGVARILTHEAGITDIVVLQVRRLVEEVTDDKTLPKLERKRQQVEQAPHSSPGAKLVKLADKLYNLRDLNRCTPEGWSEHRVQEYFEWAAQVVKGLQGTNQQLEEALKQLFKERGLTL; this is encoded by the exons ATGGGCTCTGAAGCAGCGCAGCTGCTGGAGGCTGCAGACTTCGCGGCTCGGAAGCATAAACAGCAGCGTCGGAAGGATCCAGAAGGGACCCCCTACATCAACCACCCCATCG GTGTGGCTCGCATCCTGACCCATGAGGCGGGAATCACTGACATTGTGGTCTTACAG GTGCGGCGCTTGGTGGAGGAGGTAACAGATGACAAGACTCTGCCCAAGCTGGAGAGAAAGCGGCAACAGGTGGAGCAGGCACCTCACAGCAGCCCAGGCGCCAAACTGGTGAAACTGGCAGACAAGCTGTACAATCTGAGGGACCTGAATCGCTGCACCCCTGAGG GATGGTCAGAACATCGCGTCCAGGAATACTTCGAATGGGCAGCACAGGTGGTGAAGGGGCTTCAGGGAACAAACCAACAACTGGAAGAGGCTCTAAAACAGCTGTTCAAGGAGCGTGGGCTGACACTCTGA
- the Hddc3 gene encoding guanosine-3',5'-bis(diphosphate) 3'-pyrophosphohydrolase MESH1 isoform X1, which yields MGSEAAQLLEAADFAARKHKQQRRKDPEGTPYINHPIGVARILTHEAGITDIVVLQAALLHDTVEDTDTTLDEVEMHFGAQVRRLVEEVTDDKTLPKLERKRQQVEQAPHSSPGAKLVKLADKLYNLRDLNRCTPEGWSEHRVQEYFEWAAQVVKGLQGTNQQLEEALKQLFKERGLTL from the exons ATGGGCTCTGAAGCAGCGCAGCTGCTGGAGGCTGCAGACTTCGCGGCTCGGAAGCATAAACAGCAGCGTCGGAAGGATCCAGAAGGGACCCCCTACATCAACCACCCCATCG GTGTGGCTCGCATCCTGACCCATGAGGCGGGAATCACTGACATTGTGGTCTTACAG GCGGCCCTGCTTCATGACACAGTGGAAGACACAGACACCACCCTGGATGAGGTGGAGATGCACTTTGGGGCACAGGTGCGGCGCTTGGTGGAGGAGGTAACAGATGACAAGACTCTGCCCAAGCTGGAGAGAAAGCGGCAACAGGTGGAGCAGGCACCTCACAGCAGCCCAGGCGCCAAACTGGTGAAACTGGCAGACAAGCTGTACAATCTGAGGGACCTGAATCGCTGCACCCCTGAGG GATGGTCAGAACATCGCGTCCAGGAATACTTCGAATGGGCAGCACAGGTGGTGAAGGGGCTTCAGGGAACAAACCAACAACTGGAAGAGGCTCTAAAACAGCTGTTCAAGGAGCGTGGGCTGACACTCTGA
- the Man2a2 gene encoding alpha-mannosidase 2x isoform X2 has product MKLKKQVTVCGAAIFCVAVFSLYLMLDRVQHDPTRHQNGGNFPRSQISVLQNRIEQLEQLLEENHEIISHIKDSVLELTANAEGPPALLPYHTANGSWVVPPEPRPSFFSISPQDCQFALEDRGQKPELQMLTVSEELPFDNVEGGVWRQGFDISYSPHDWDTEDLQVFVVPHSHNDPGWIKTFDKYYTEQTQHILNSMVSKLQEDSRRRFLWAEVSFFAKWWDNINAQKRAAVRRLVGNGQLEIATGGWVMPDEANSHYFALIDQLIEGHQWLERNLGATPRSGWAVDPFGHSSTMPYLLRRANLTSMLIQRVHYAIKKHFAATHSLEFMWRQTWDSDSSTDIFCHMMPFYSYDVPHTCGPDPKICCQFDFKRLPGGRINCPWKVPPRAITEANVAERAALLLDQYRKKSRLFRSNVLLVPLGDDFRYDKPQEWDAQFFNYQRLFDFLNSKPELHVQAQFGTLSDYFDALYKRTGVEPGARPPGFPVLSGDFFSYADREDHYWTGYYTSRPFYKSLDRVLEAHLRGAEILYSLAVAHARRSGLASRYPLSDFTLLTEARRTLGLFQHHDAITGTAKEAVVVDYGVRLLRSLVGLKQVIINAAHYLVLGDKDTYHFDPEAPFLQMDDTRLNHDALPERTVIQLDSSPRFVVLFNPLEQERLSVVSLLVNSPRVRVLSEEGQPLAVQISAHWRSATDMVPDVYEVSVPIRLPALGLGVLQLQLGLDGHRTLPSSVRVYLHGRQLSVSRHDAFPLHVIDSGSSDFALSNRYMQVWFSGLTGLPKSIRRVDEEQDQQMNMEFLIYGTRTSKDKSGAYLFLPDGEAKPYSPKDPPVLRVTEGPFYSEVVAYYEHVHQVVRLYNLPGVEGLSLDVSSLVDIRDYVNKELALRIHTDIDSQGTFFTDLNGFQVQPRRYLKKLPLQANFYPMPVMAYIQDAQKRLTLHTAQALGVSSLRDGQLEVILDRRLMQDDNRGLGQGLKDNKRTRNCFRLLLERRTVGSEVQEGRSTSYPSLLSHMTSMYLNTPVLALPVAKRQLPGSSLHSFHPLASALPCDFHLLNLRTLPGEEDNLPSADTAFILHRKGFDCSLEAKNLGFNCTTSQGKVALGSLFHGLDVGFLQPTSLTLLYPLASPSNSTDIYLEPMEIATFRLRLG; this is encoded by the exons ATGAAGCTGAAAAAGCAGGTGACAGTGTGTGGGGCTGCTATCTTCTGCGTGGCAGTCTTTTCACTGTACCTTATGCTGGACAGAGTACAGCATGATCCCACCCGACACCAGAATGGTGGGAACTTCCCACGG AGCCAAATTTCTGTGCTGCAGAATCGCATTGAGCAGCTGGAGCAGCTGTTGGAGGAGAACCATGAAATTATCAGCCACATCAAGGACTCTGTGCTGGAGCTGACAGCCAATGCAGAAGGCCCTCCCGCTCTGCTGCCCTACCACACAGCCAATGGATCCTGGGTGGTGCCCCCGGAGCCCCGGCCCAGCTTCTTCTCCATCTCCCCCCAGGATTGCCAGTTTGCTTTGGAGGATCGGGGCCAGAAGCCAGAGCTACAG ATGCTAACTGTGTCAGAAGAGTTGCCATTTGACAATGTGGAGGGCGGCGTTTGGAGGCAAGGCTTTGACATCTCCTACAGCCCACATGACTGGGATACTGAAGACCTGCAGGTGTTTGTGGTGCCCCACTCACACAATGACCCAG GCTGGATCAAGACCTTTGACAAGTACTACACGGAGCAGACCCAACACATCCTCAACAGCATGGTATCCAAGCTACAGGAGGACTCCCGGCGGCGTTTCCTCTGGGCAGAAGTCTCCTTCTTTGCCAAGTGGTGGGACAACATCAATGCCCAAAAGAGAGCAGCAGTCCGAAG GCTGGTGGGAAATGGGCAGCTAGAGATTGCAACAGGAGGCTGGGTGATGCCAGATGAGGCCAACTCCCACTACTTTGCATTGATTGACCAGctcattgagggacaccagtgGCTGGAGAGAAACCTTG GTGCAACCCCACGCTCTGGCTGGGCAGTGGACCCATTTGGACACAGCTCCACCATGCCTTACCTGCTGCGCCGTGCCAACCTGACCAGCATGTTGATCCAGAGGGTACATTATGCCATTAAGAAGCACTTTGCTGCCACCCACAGCTTGGAGTTCATGTGGAGGCAGACTTGGG ACTCGGATTCCAGCACAGACATCTTTTGCCACATGATGCCCTTCTACAGCTATGATGTCCCTCATACCTGTGGCCCAGATCCCAAGATCTGCTGCCAGTTTGATTTCAAACGCCTGCCGGGTGGACGCATCAACTGCCCTTGGAAAGTGCCACCCCGGGCCATCACAGAGGCCAATGTGGCAGAAAG GGCAGCCCTGCTCCTAGACCAGTACAGGAAGAAGTCCCGGCTCTTCCGAAGCAATGTCCTCTTGGTGCCACTGGGCGATGACTTCCGATATGACAAGCCCCAGGAATGGGATGCTCAGTTCTTCAACTACCAGCGGCTCTTTGACTTCCTTAACAGCAAGCCTGAACTCCATGTGCAG GCCCAGTTTGGCACCCTCTCTGACTATTTTGACGCTCTATACAAGAGGACAGGCGTGGAACCAGGGGCCCGACCCCCAGGGTTTCCTGTGCTAAGCGGGGATTTCTTCTCCTACGCGGACCGTGAGGACCATTACTGGACAGGCTATTATACTTCCAGACCTTTCTACAAGAGTCTGGACCGAGTCCTAGAAGCCCACCTTCG GGGGGCAGAGATTCTGTACAGCCTGGCTGTGGCCCACGCCCGCCGCTCTGGACTAGCTAGCCGGTACCCACTGTCTGACTTCACCCTCCTGACGGAAGCTCGGCGCACACTGGGGCTCTTTCAGCACCATGACGCCATCACTGGAACTGCTAAGGAGGCAGTGGTGGTGGACTATGGTGTCAG GCTCCTGCGCTCCCTCGTTGGCCTGAAGCAGGTTATCATCAATGCAGCTCATTATCTGGTGCTAGGGGACAAGGATACCTACCACTTTGACCCTGAGGCACCCTTCCTCCAAATG GATGACACCCGCTTAAATCATGATGCCCTGCCAGAGCGTACAGTGATCCAGCTGGATTCCTCACCCAG GTTTGTGGTGCTGTTCAACCCACTGGAACAGGAGCGGCTCAGTGTGGTGTCCCTGCTGGTCAACTCACCCCGCGTGCGTGTCCTTTCAGAGGAGGGTCAGCCCCTGGCTGTGCAGATCAGTGCACACTGGAGATCTGCCACGGACATGGTCCCTGATGTCTACGAG GTATCTGTGCCCATCCGTctgccagccctgggcctgggtgTGCTGCAGCTACAGCTGGGCCTGGATGGGCACCGCACACTGCCCTCCTCTGTGCGAGTCTACTTGCATGGCCGGCAGCTCTCTGTGAGCAGGCATGATGCATTTCCTCTTCATGTCATTGACTCGGGATCCAGTGACTTTGCCCTCAGCAACCGCTACATGCAGGTCTGGTTCTCAGGCCTTACTGGGCTCCCAAAG AGCATCCGAAGGGTGGATGAGGAGCAGGACCAGCAGATGAACATGGAATTCCTCATCTATGGCACTCGTACATCCAAGGACAAGAGTGGAGCCTACCTCTTCCTGCCTGACGGCGAGGCCAAG CCCTATTCCCCCAAGGACCCCCCTGTGCTGCGTGTCACCGAAGGCCCTTTCTACTCAGAGGTGGTTGCCTACTATGAGCATGTTCACCAGGTGGTCCGGCTTTATAACCTGCCTG GGGTGGAGGGGCTGTCTCTGGATGTGTCATCCCTGGTGGACATCCGGGACTATGTCAACAAGGAGCTGGCCCTGCGCATCCACACAGACATTGACAGCCAGGGAACCTTCTTCACAGACCTCAATGGCTTTCAG GTGCAGCCCCGGAGGTATCTAAAGAAGCTGCCCCTGCAGGCTAACTTCTACCCCATGCCAGTTATGGCCTACATCCAGGATGCACAGAAGCGCCTCACACTACACACTGCTCAGGCCTTGGGCGTCTCCAGCCTCAGGGATG GCCAGCTGGAGGTGATCTTGGACCGTCGGCTAATGCAGGATGACAACCGGGGACTAGGTCAAGGGCTCAAGGACAACAAGAGAACCCGCAACTGTTTCCGCCTCCTATTAGAACGTCGAACCGTGGGCAGTGAG GTCCAAGAAGGCCGCTCTACCAGCTACCCATCCCTCCTCAGCCACATGACCTCCATGTACCTGAATACCCCTGTGCTTGCCCTGCCCGTAGCCAAGAGGCAGCTCCCAGGCTCCAGTCTGCACTCATTTCATCCTCTGGCTTCCGCACTGCCCTGTGACTTCCACTTGCTCAACCTACGTACGCTTCCAGGCGAG GAAGATAACTTGCCCTCAGCAGACACTGCATTTATATTACACCGCAAGGGTTTTGACTGCAGTCTTGAGGCCAAGAACTTGGGCTTCAACTGTACCACAAGCCAGGGCAAG GTAGCCCTAGGTAGCCTTTTCCATGGCCTGGATGTGGGATTCCTACAGCCAACCTCCTTGACACTATTGTACCCTCTAGCCTCACCCTCCAACAGCACTGACATCTATCTGGAACCCATGGAGATCGCCACCTTTCGCCTCCGCTTGGGTTAA